Proteins from a genomic interval of Candidatus Methylomirabilota bacterium:
- a CDS encoding AbrB/MazE/SpoVT family DNA-binding domain-containing protein → MLTSKLSSKGQVTIPREIRETVGLKPGDTIAYDIYDGVVTLKQIEPFDAAFHATLSQTLDEWATPEDEEAFRDL, encoded by the coding sequence GCAAGGGTCAGGTAACCATTCCGAGGGAAATTCGTGAGACCGTTGGCCTGAAGCCCGGCGATACGATTGCCTATGATATCTACGACGGCGTCGTGACCTTAAAGCAGATTGAGCCCTTTGACGCCGCATTCCATGCGACGCTTTCCCAGACCCTCGACGAATGGGCCACCCCCGAGGACGAAGAGGCGTTTCGTGATCTCTGA